A single region of the Bos indicus x Bos taurus breed Angus x Brahman F1 hybrid unplaced genomic scaffold, Bos_hybrid_MaternalHap_v2.0 tig00000271_arrow_arrow_obj, whole genome shotgun sequence genome encodes:
- the LOC113888628 gene encoding GMP synthase [glutamine-hydrolyzing]-like produces the protein MQITSLHSLNAFLLPIKTVGVQGDCRSYSYVCGISSKDEPDWESLIFLARLIPRMCHNINRVVYIFGPPVKEPPTDVTPTFLTTGVLSTLRQADFEAHNILRESGYAGKISQMPVILTPLHFDRDPLQKQPSCQRSVVIRTFITSDFMTGIPATPGNEIPVEVVLKMVTEIKKIPGISRIMYDLTSKPPGTTEWE, from the exons ATGCAAATTACAAGTCTGCACTCACTGAATGCCTTCCTGCTACCAATTAAAACTGTGGGTGTGCAG ggtgACTGTCGTTCTTACAGTTATGTGTGTGGAATCTCCAGTAAGGATGAGCCTGACTGGGAATCTCTTATTTTCCTAGCTAGACTTATACCTCGTATGTGTCACAACATTAACAG agttgtttatatatttggcCCACCAGTTAAAGAACCTCCTACAGATGTTACTCCCACTTTTTTGACCACAGGGGTGCTCAGTACTTTACGCCAAGCTGATTTTGAGGCCCATAACATTCTCAGGGAGTCTG GGTATGCTGGGAAAATCAGCCAGATGCCGGTGATTTTGACACCTTTGCATTTTGATCGGGACCCACTTCAGAAGCAACCTTCTTGCCAGAGATCTGTGGTTATTCGAACCTTTATTACTAGTGATTTCATGACTGGTATACCTGCAACCCCTGGCAATGAGATCCCCGTAGag GTGGTGTTAAAGATGGTCACTGAGATTAAGAAGATTCCTGGTATTTCTCGAATTATGTATGACTTAACATCAAAGCCCCCAGGAACTACTGAGTGGGAGTAA